In the genome of Dermacentor silvarum isolate Dsil-2018 chromosome 1, BIME_Dsil_1.4, whole genome shotgun sequence, one region contains:
- the LOC119459267 gene encoding charged multivesicular body protein 3 has translation MGLFGKTPERSPKEQVREWTSKLRKEGYQLDRQIRAIQRQEEGVKKSLKEAAKKNDKEVCLILAKEVLRARKAINRIHASKAQLNSVVMSMNHQLATLRLAGSMQRSTEVMKSMQQLIKVPEVAQTMRDLSKEMLRAGIIEEMLDDTMEGLDDQDDLEEEAQEEVDKVLWELTAGQLGKAPTAVTESLPSEDIQEAGPSSAVVEDEDDVTKMQERLQALRS, from the exons ATGGGACTGTTTGGGAAAACACCAGAGCGATCGCCGAAAGAACAG GTGCGAGAATGGACTTCAAAGCTGAGAAAAGAAGGGTACCAGCTGGATCGCCAAATCAGAG CTATTCAGAGACAAGAAGAAGGTGTCAAGAAATCTTTGAAAGAGGCCGCAAAAAAGAATGACAAGGAGGTGTGTCTTATCCTGGCGAAAGAGGTGCTTCGTGCTCGAAAGGCTATCAATCGGATCCACGCCTCCAAGGCACAGTTGAATTCCGTCGTTATGAGCATGAACCATCAGCTCG CTACCCTTCGGTTGGCTGGCTCAATGCAGAGAAGCACTGAAGTTATGAAGAGCATGCAGCAGTTGATCAAAGTGCCCGAAGTAGCGCAGACGATGCGAGACCTGTCGAAGGAAATGCTGCGA GCAGGAATAATAGAAGAAATGCTGGATGACACAATGGAAGGCCTTGATGACCAGGACGACTTGGAGGAAGAGGCACAGGAGGAAGTTGACAAGGTCTTGTGGGAGCTGACTGCAG GCCAGCTTGGCAAGGCTCCAACTGCAGTTACAGAATCTTTGCCATCAGAAGACATCCAAGAAGCTGGTCCATCCTCTGCAGTAGTAGAAGACGAAGATGACGTGACCAAGATGCAAGAGCGATTGCAGGCCTTACGGAGCTGA